One part of the Vogesella sp. LIG4 genome encodes these proteins:
- a CDS encoding retention module-containing protein, with translation MAASTTPNIAQGKVVAVTGKIIAVMPDGSQHVVQLGEVIATGVRLIIPADATIELQAGNGEILHIAEPRDLTITDDVFGVHTAGAGTTGTDATDAALAPLQPEAQQVLASLQNGLDPLSQLEAAAAGLGGGAGGEADSGITYVILGRVAESITPASFELGITSSGFTGTSLPVSTPHDNPPSITVTEPTNDGPDAHAQDGLVYEAGLNTQTSQGTHAGDGSAMATGTFTLSDPDGLGDIAKVTINGHDIPLGQLVGTVLGTPLGQFTITGFNTTTGVATYVYTLNSPSNADGPHGTTSENFTLTVTDSAGNTSGPAQIVVTIVDDAPQIHATNGETPIMLVDESALPGGNASPGDSTTDHANFSGAFSSQYGADGAGHIDYALSVTSGSDSGLIDTATNQHVLLSVNSSGVIEGRTAGSGDLVFTVQVDSSSGEVTLQEFRAVEHPNASDPNDSVSLSSGLVALNATITDADGSQASASMDLGTSLYFRDDGPVIEINREAFAALNVDETALPTGNPDLTPSYGTSDTESFSGLFTSHYGADGAGSLVYSLNVTAGPSGLVDTATHEDVILSVNGSGVVEGRTAGGDLVFTVAVDGSGNVTLDLLRAVTHSDTSNPNDVTSLANNLVTLTATITDADGDHSAATASIGSSLHFYDDGPTVSLNQDASASLNVDETALPTGNPDLTPSYGTSDTESFSGLFTSHYGADGAGSLVYSLNVTAGPSGLVDTATHEDVILSVNGSGVVEGRTAGGDLVFTVAVDGSGNVTLDLLRAVTHSDTSNPNDVTSLANNLVTLTATITDADGDHSAATASIGSSLHFYDDGPTVSLNQDASASLNVDETALPTGNPDLTPSYGTSDTESFSGLFTPHYGADGAGSLVYSLGVVAGPSGLVDTATGQNVILSVNGSGVVEGRATGGALVFTVAVDGSGNVTLDLLRAVTHSDTSNPNDVTSLANNLVTLTATITDKDGDHNSATASIGSSLHFYDDGPTVDLTHASVALNVDETALPTGNPDLTPSYGTSDTESFSGLFTSHYGADGAGSLVYSLNVTAGPSGLVDTATHEDVILSVNGSGVVEGRTAGGDLVFTVAVDGSGNVTLDLLRAVTHSDTSNPNDVTSLANNLVTLTATITDADGDHSAATASIGSSLHFYDDGPTV, from the coding sequence ATGGCTGCCAGCACCACACCGAACATTGCCCAGGGCAAAGTCGTCGCAGTTACCGGCAAGATCATCGCTGTCATGCCCGATGGCAGCCAGCACGTGGTCCAGCTTGGCGAAGTAATCGCCACCGGCGTGCGCCTGATCATCCCGGCCGATGCCACCATCGAACTGCAGGCCGGTAACGGTGAGATTCTGCATATCGCCGAACCGCGCGATCTGACCATTACCGATGATGTGTTCGGCGTTCATACCGCCGGTGCTGGCACAACAGGCACCGATGCCACCGACGCGGCCCTGGCACCTCTGCAGCCGGAAGCCCAGCAAGTACTGGCCTCTCTGCAAAACGGCCTTGACCCGCTGTCCCAGCTGGAAGCCGCCGCCGCCGGTCTGGGCGGGGGCGCAGGGGGTGAGGCCGACAGCGGCATCACCTACGTGATCCTGGGCCGCGTGGCAGAAAGCATCACCCCGGCATCCTTCGAACTGGGCATTACTTCATCCGGCTTTACCGGCACCTCGCTGCCGGTCAGCACACCGCACGACAACCCGCCGAGCATTACCGTAACGGAGCCGACCAACGACGGCCCGGATGCCCATGCGCAAGACGGCCTGGTTTACGAAGCCGGCCTGAACACCCAGACCAGCCAAGGCACCCATGCCGGTGACGGCTCGGCCATGGCTACCGGCACCTTCACCCTCAGCGACCCCGACGGCCTGGGCGACATCGCCAAAGTCACCATCAATGGCCACGACATTCCCCTCGGCCAGCTTGTCGGCACGGTTCTGGGCACCCCGCTGGGCCAGTTCACCATTACCGGTTTCAATACCACGACCGGCGTGGCAACGTATGTTTACACCCTGAATTCGCCGTCCAATGCCGACGGCCCGCACGGCACCACCAGTGAGAACTTCACGCTGACGGTGACCGACAGCGCCGGTAACACCTCCGGCCCGGCACAGATCGTGGTCACCATCGTGGATGATGCACCGCAGATCCATGCGACCAACGGTGAAACGCCGATTATGCTGGTTGACGAAAGCGCCCTGCCAGGCGGCAACGCCTCGCCCGGCGACTCGACCACCGACCATGCGAATTTTTCCGGTGCCTTCAGCAGCCAATACGGTGCCGATGGCGCAGGCCACATCGACTACGCCCTGTCGGTCACCTCCGGCAGCGACAGCGGCCTGATCGATACCGCCACCAACCAGCACGTGCTGCTCTCCGTGAACAGCAGTGGTGTGATTGAAGGCCGCACGGCTGGCAGCGGGGATCTGGTATTCACCGTGCAGGTAGACAGCAGCAGCGGCGAAGTCACCCTTCAGGAATTCCGCGCGGTAGAACACCCGAACGCCAGCGACCCGAATGATTCTGTTTCGCTCTCCTCCGGCCTGGTAGCGCTCAATGCCACCATCACCGATGCCGATGGCTCGCAGGCAAGCGCCAGCATGGATCTCGGCACTTCGCTTTACTTCCGCGATGATGGCCCGGTAATCGAGATCAATCGGGAGGCATTTGCTGCCCTCAACGTGGACGAAACCGCGCTGCCCACCGGCAACCCGGACCTCACCCCGTCCTACGGCACCTCGGATACCGAAAGCTTCTCCGGCCTGTTCACCTCGCACTACGGTGCCGACGGCGCCGGCAGCCTGGTCTACAGCCTGAATGTGACTGCCGGCCCGAGCGGCCTGGTGGATACCGCCACGCATGAAGATGTGATCCTGAGTGTCAACGGCAGTGGCGTGGTGGAAGGCCGCACCGCTGGCGGCGACCTGGTATTCACCGTAGCGGTCGATGGCAGCGGCAATGTCACCCTCGACCTGCTGCGCGCCGTTACCCACAGCGATACCAGCAACCCGAATGATGTCACTTCGCTGGCCAACAATCTGGTGACCCTCACCGCCACCATCACCGATGCCGATGGCGATCACAGCGCCGCCACCGCCAGCATCGGCTCGTCGCTGCACTTCTACGACGACGGCCCGACCGTGAGCCTGAACCAGGATGCCTCTGCATCCCTCAACGTGGACGAAACCGCGCTGCCCACCGGCAACCCGGACCTCACCCCGTCCTATGGCACCTCGGATACCGAAAGCTTCTCCGGCCTGTTCACCTCGCACTACGGCGCCGACGGCGCCGGCAGCCTGGTCTACAGCCTGAATGTGACTGCCGGCCCGAGTGGGCTGGTGGATACCGCCACGCATGAAGATGTGATCCTGAGCGTCAACGGCAGTGGCGTGGTGGAAGGCCGCACCGCTGGCGGCGACCTGGTGTTCACCGTGGCGGTCGATGGCAGCGGCAATGTCACCCTCGACCTGCTGCGCGCCGTCACCCACAGCGATACCAGCAACCCGAATGACGTCACTTCGCTGGCCAACAATCTGGTGACCCTCACCGCCACCATCACCGATGCCGATGGCGACCACAGTGCCGCCACCGCCAGCATCGGCTCGTCGCTGCACTTCTACGACGATGGCCCGACCGTGAGCCTGAACCAGGATGCCTCCGCATCCCTCAACGTGGACGAAACCGCGCTGCCCACCGGCAACCCGGACCTCACCCCGTCCTACGGCACCTCGGATACCGAAAGCTTCTCCGGCCTGTTCACCCCGCACTACGGTGCCGACGGCGCCGGCAGCCTGGTCTACAGCCTGGGCGTGGTCGCCGGCCCGAGCGGGCTGGTGGATACCGCTACTGGTCAGAACGTGATCCTGAGTGTCAACGGTAGTGGCGTGGTGGAAGGCCGTGCTACCGGCGGTGCCCTGGTGTTCACCGTGGCGGTCGATGGCAGCGGCAATGTCACCCTCGACCTGCTGCGCGCCGTTACCCACAGCGATACCAGCAACCCGAATGATGTGACTTCGCTGGCCAACAATCTGGTGACCCTTACCGCCACCATCACCGACAAGGATGGCGACCATAACAGCGCCACCGCCAGCATCGGCTCGTCGCTGCACTTCTACGACGATGGCCCGACGGTAGACCTGACCCATGCTTCGGTCGCCCTCAACGTGGACGAAACCGCGCTGCCCACCGGCAACCCGGACCTCACCCCGTCCTACGGCACCTCGGATACCGAAAGCTTCTCCGGCCTGTTCACCTCGCACTACGGTGCCGACGGCGCTGGCAGCCTGGTCTACAGCCTGAATGTGACTGCCGGCCCGAGCGGCCTGGTGGATACCGCCACGCATGAAGATGTGATCCTGAGCGTCAACGGCAGTGGCGTGGTGGAAGGCCGCACCGCTGGCGGCGACCTGGTGTTCACCGTGGCGGTCGATGGCAGCGGCAATGTCACCCTCGACCTGCTGCGCGCCGTTACCCACAGCGATACCAGCAACCCGAATGACGTGACTTCGCTGGCCAACAATCTGGTGACCCTTACCGCCACCATCACCGATGCCGATGGCGACCACAGCGCCGCCACCGCCAGCATCGGCTCGTCGCTGCACTTCTACGACGATGGCCCGACCGTG
- a CDS encoding DUF5801 repeats-in-toxin domain-containing protein, whose protein sequence is VVAGPSGLVDTATGQNVILSVNGSGVVEGRATGGALVFTVAVDGSGNVTLDLLRAVTHSDTSNPNDVTSLANNLVTLTATITDADGDHSAATASIGSSLHFYDDGPTVDLTNASVALNVDETALPTGNPDLTPSYGTSAMASFAGLFTPHYGADGAGSLVYSLGVVAGPSGLVDTATGQNVILSVNGSGVVEGRATGGALVFTVAVDGSGNVTLSLLRAIAHSDTSNPNDVTSLTNNLVTLTATITDKDGDHNSATASIGSSLHFYDDGPTVDLTNASVALNVDETALPTGNPDLTPSYGTSAMASFAGLFTPHYGADGAGSLVYSLGVVAGPSGLVDTATGQNVILSVNGSGVVEGRATGGALVFTVAVDGSGNVTLSLLRAIAHSDTSNPNDVTSLTNNLVTLTATITDKDGDHNSATASIGSSLHFYDDGPTVDLTNASVALNVDETALPTGNPNNSHVYGATDTESFSGLFTPHYGADGAGSLVYSLGVVAGPSGLVDTATHQNVILSVNGSGVVEGRTTGGALVFTVAVDGSGNVTLSLLRAVTHADTSNPNDITSLANNLVTLTATITDKDGDHNTATASIGAALHFYDDGPSVFTPDQILIVDQSSTVHTVTADLNFAANAGADGVGNVVFNITDGAKATDAQGNLLTLNGQQLFLHYGTDHSHLVAQTAGGTTGFTVTLNPGSDQYTLEIDGPISNGTEVTATNLTGVSAGNVNYKGLVDIGGTPQDVLISSTTGTVNTSSTDIGIGNQWISTGENVRFDFVNSLAVNNASSTGFNYTTHNLAFDYTQLIHQVQGNGGVADINVTLVVANNDNVFGNTDPNETRLHLGLNTSSIQVTVLDGTGHTVTSGITVHFGATASDPTVTIDGIQEGWSYHITSSTAFSAVFVQGATGSSDFALGTFGYGTTNQGLPIDLNYGITGTDGDGDPVNSAVTATLYPADSSVEGTSAADSLTGTSGNDHLFGYAGNDTLNGGAGNDVLSGGDGNDTLTGGPGNDLMSGGFGSDTFVWHLGDQGTTAAPAADRITDFHTAEGDVLDLHDLLQGESSATTLTQILNHQAPTAGNLLNYLHFTQDGSGNTVVQVSSTGNVATSHDQTITLQGVALNTLGANDSEIIKNLLQHNNLKTD, encoded by the coding sequence GCGTGGTCGCCGGCCCGAGCGGGCTGGTGGATACCGCTACTGGTCAGAACGTGATCCTGAGTGTCAACGGTAGTGGCGTGGTGGAAGGCCGTGCCACCGGCGGTGCCCTGGTGTTCACCGTGGCGGTTGATGGCAGCGGCAATGTCACCCTCGACCTGCTGCGTGCCGTTACCCACAGTGATACCAGCAACCCGAATGACGTCACCTCGCTGGCCAACAACCTGGTGACCCTCACTGCCACCATCACCGATGCCGATGGCGACCACAGCGCCGCCACCGCCAGCATCGGCTCGTCGCTGCACTTCTACGATGACGGCCCGACGGTAGACCTGACCAACGCTTCGGTCGCCCTCAACGTGGACGAAACCGCGCTGCCTACCGGCAACCCGGATCTCACCCCGTCCTACGGCACCTCGGCAATGGCCAGCTTCGCCGGTCTGTTCACCCCGCACTACGGTGCCGACGGTGCCGGCAGCCTGGTCTACAGCCTGGGCGTGGTCGCCGGCCCGAGCGGGCTGGTGGATACGGCCACCGGTCAGAACGTGATCCTGAGTGTCAACGGTAGTGGCGTGGTGGAAGGCCGTGCCACCGGCGGTGCCCTGGTGTTCACCGTGGCGGTCGATGGCAGCGGCAATGTCACCCTCAGCCTGCTGCGTGCCATCGCCCATAGCGACACCAGCAACCCGAATGACGTCACCTCGCTGACCAATAACCTGGTGACCCTCACCGCCACCATCACCGACAAGGATGGCGACCATAACAGCGCCACCGCCAGCATCGGCTCGTCGCTGCACTTCTACGACGACGGCCCGACGGTAGACCTGACCAACGCTTCGGTCGCCCTCAACGTGGACGAAACCGCGCTGCCTACCGGCAACCCGGATCTCACCCCGTCCTACGGCACCTCGGCAATGGCCAGCTTCGCTGGTCTGTTCACCCCGCACTACGGTGCCGACGGTGCCGGCAGCCTGGTCTACAGCCTGGGCGTGGTCGCCGGCCCGAGCGGGCTGGTGGATACGGCCACCGGTCAGAACGTGATCCTGAGTGTCAACGGCAGTGGCGTGGTGGAAGGTCGTGCCACCGGCGGTGCCCTGGTATTCACCGTGGCGGTCGATGGCAGCGGCAATGTCACCCTCAGCCTGCTGCGTGCCATCGCCCATAGCGACACCAGCAACCCGAATGACGTCACCTCGCTGACCAATAACCTGGTGACCCTTACCGCCACCATTACCGACAAGGATGGCGACCATAACAGCGCCACCGCCAGCATCGGCTCGTCGCTGCACTTCTACGACGATGGCCCGACGGTAGACCTGACCAATGCTTCGGTCGCCCTCAACGTGGACGAAACCGCGCTGCCCACCGGCAACCCGAATAACAGCCATGTCTACGGCGCCACGGATACCGAAAGCTTCTCCGGCCTGTTCACCCCGCACTACGGTGCCGACGGTGCCGGCAGCCTGGTCTACAGCCTGGGCGTGGTCGCCGGCCCGAGCGGGCTGGTGGATACCGCTACCCATCAGAACGTGATCCTGAGCGTCAACGGCAGTGGCGTGGTGGAAGGTCGTACTACCGGCGGTGCCCTGGTGTTCACCGTGGCGGTCGATGGCAGCGGCAATGTCACCCTCAGCCTGCTGCGTGCCGTCACCCATGCCGACACCAGCAACCCGAATGACATCACCTCGCTGGCCAACAACCTGGTGACCCTTACCGCCACCATTACCGACAAGGATGGCGACCACAACACCGCCACCGCCAGCATCGGCGCGGCCTTGCACTTCTACGACGATGGCCCGAGTGTCTTCACGCCGGACCAGATCCTGATCGTCGATCAGTCCAGCACCGTCCACACTGTGACTGCAGACCTGAACTTTGCGGCCAACGCAGGTGCCGATGGTGTCGGCAACGTGGTGTTCAACATCACTGACGGGGCCAAAGCAACCGATGCCCAAGGCAACCTGCTTACCCTCAACGGTCAGCAATTGTTCCTGCACTACGGCACCGATCACTCTCATCTGGTTGCCCAGACGGCAGGTGGAACAACCGGTTTCACCGTTACGCTGAACCCGGGCTCCGACCAGTACACCCTTGAAATCGACGGGCCGATCTCGAATGGTACCGAAGTCACGGCCACCAACCTGACCGGTGTCAGCGCCGGTAACGTCAACTACAAGGGCCTGGTCGATATTGGTGGCACCCCCCAGGACGTGCTGATTTCCAGCACCACGGGTACGGTGAACACTTCCAGTACCGACATCGGTATCGGCAACCAGTGGATCAGCACCGGTGAGAATGTCCGCTTCGACTTCGTGAATAGCCTGGCTGTCAATAACGCCAGCAGTACCGGCTTTAACTACACCACCCATAACCTGGCGTTCGACTACACCCAGCTGATCCACCAGGTACAAGGCAATGGCGGGGTGGCAGACATCAACGTCACCCTGGTCGTCGCCAACAACGACAATGTGTTCGGCAACACCGACCCGAACGAAACCCGGCTGCACCTGGGGCTCAATACCAGCAGCATCCAGGTAACGGTACTGGACGGAACCGGCCACACGGTCACCTCCGGCATCACGGTGCACTTCGGCGCCACCGCCAGTGACCCGACGGTGACCATCGATGGCATCCAGGAAGGCTGGTCGTACCACATCACCTCCAGCACGGCCTTCAGCGCGGTGTTTGTGCAGGGGGCAACCGGTAGTTCCGACTTTGCCCTGGGTACATTCGGTTATGGCACCACCAACCAGGGTTTGCCTATCGACCTGAACTACGGCATTACCGGTACAGATGGTGATGGCGACCCGGTCAACAGTGCAGTAACTGCCACCCTGTACCCGGCCGACTCCAGCGTCGAAGGCACCAGTGCTGCCGACAGCCTGACCGGCACCTCGGGCAACGACCACCTGTTCGGCTACGCCGGCAACGACACGCTGAATGGTGGCGCCGGCAATGACGTACTGTCCGGCGGCGATGGCAACGACACGCTGACCGGCGGCCCCGGCAATGACCTGATGTCCGGTGGCTTTGGTTCCGATACCTTCGTGTGGCACCTTGGCGATCAGGGCACCACGGCTGCACCGGCGGCGGACCGCATCACCGACTTCCACACCGCGGAAGGCGATGTACTCGATCTGCACGACCTGCTGCAAGGAGAAAGCAGTGCCACCACGCTGACCCAGATCCTGAACCACCAGGCACCTACGGCCGGCAACCTGCTCAACTACCTGCACTTCACGCAGGATGGCTCGGGCAATACCGTGGTACAGGTCAGCTCCACCGGTAACGTAGCCACCAGCCACGATCAGACCATCACCCTGCAGGGTGTGGCACTGAATACCCTGGGCGCCAACGATTCGGAAATCATCAAGAACCTGCTGCAGCACAACAACCTGAAGACCGACTAA
- a CDS encoding LacI family DNA-binding transcriptional regulator, with amino-acid sequence MAKIKDVAELAGVSVSTVSRVLCNGPVSDKVRKRVEAAMAKLDYRPNLAARRLRSQHTDTIGLIVSDIRNPFFTAVSRAVEDEAYRNGMRVILCNTDENPEKEAMYLKLMREERVTGVILAPTRHSAAALDTESLGFPVVMIDRTPAQGDGDAVVLDNRRAAAQLVEHLLAAGYRDIGGLFGNTSSTGAERHAGFVDALGSAGLPAPARFVPPSVEAAEAAVSTWLAEPDRPRALLISNGIFLLGAVRAIKAAGLSLPHDLALAGFDNEVWTGLIDPGLTVIEQPVDEIGRSAMAMLLARLEDPARSHRHVVLQGRLVPRGSSAPLRQ; translated from the coding sequence ATGGCAAAAATCAAGGATGTGGCGGAACTGGCTGGTGTGTCGGTTTCCACGGTATCCCGCGTGCTGTGCAACGGCCCGGTGAGCGACAAGGTGCGCAAGCGGGTGGAAGCGGCGATGGCCAAGCTGGACTACCGCCCCAACCTGGCGGCGCGGCGCCTGCGTTCGCAGCACACCGACACTATAGGATTGATCGTGTCGGATATCCGCAACCCGTTTTTTACCGCCGTTAGCCGCGCGGTTGAGGACGAAGCCTATCGAAACGGGATGCGCGTCATCCTGTGCAATACCGACGAGAACCCGGAAAAAGAGGCCATGTACCTGAAGCTGATGCGCGAGGAGCGCGTCACCGGGGTGATCCTGGCGCCCACCCGCCACAGCGCCGCGGCGCTGGATACCGAGTCGCTGGGCTTTCCGGTGGTGATGATCGACCGCACCCCGGCGCAGGGCGACGGCGATGCGGTGGTACTGGACAACCGCCGCGCCGCCGCGCAGCTGGTGGAGCACCTGCTGGCCGCCGGCTACCGTGATATCGGCGGCCTGTTCGGCAATACCAGCAGCACCGGCGCCGAGCGCCACGCCGGCTTCGTGGACGCGCTGGGCAGTGCCGGCCTGCCGGCGCCGGCGCGCTTCGTGCCGCCCAGCGTGGAGGCGGCCGAGGCGGCGGTAAGCACCTGGCTGGCGGAGCCGGACCGCCCGCGCGCGCTGCTGATCAGCAACGGCATCTTCCTGCTGGGCGCGGTGCGCGCCATCAAGGCTGCCGGGCTGAGCCTGCCGCACGATCTGGCGCTGGCCGGGTTTGATAATGAAGTCTGGACCGGGCTGATCGACCCCGGCCTGACGGTGATTGAGCAGCCGGTGGACGAAATCGGCCGCAGCGCCATGGCCATGCTGCTGGCGCGGCTGGAAGACCCGGCGCGCAGCCACCGCCACGTGGTGCTGCAGGGCAGGCTGGTGCCGCGCGGCAGCAGCGCGCCGCTGCGGCAGTAG
- a CDS encoding quinoprotein relay system zinc metallohydrolase 1: MMRCGQRLSLLLALLAASAHGQDYPIQPQQIAPDSWAVIADTGYFTPANGGFLVNSAFIASGDGVVVIGSGPSRAFGEQYRRVIQGTAGQPVRELIITHKHPDHFLGNQAFADVPVLAEAGTSAMLRTEADGLAENLYRLVGDRMQGTEPRLPDTLLQPGPHPVGSHQLEFIAVPGHTQHDIAVFDHSTGVLYAIDQVFNGRTPTLPNADIASWLQSLDRLEALPFKLLVPGHGPVARDAGPIRATRRYLQWLDTTLRDAANHGLTSNEVMALPLPAEFASWAEARDEWRRSVGFLYGRYEQAALAALDGS, encoded by the coding sequence ATGATGCGCTGCGGCCAACGTTTATCCTTGCTACTGGCCCTGCTGGCGGCCAGTGCCCACGGCCAGGACTACCCGATCCAGCCACAGCAGATTGCACCGGACAGCTGGGCGGTAATTGCCGACACCGGCTACTTCACCCCGGCCAACGGCGGTTTTCTGGTCAACAGCGCCTTCATTGCCAGCGGCGACGGCGTGGTGGTGATAGGCAGCGGCCCGTCGCGCGCCTTTGGCGAGCAGTACCGCCGCGTGATCCAGGGCACCGCCGGGCAGCCGGTGCGCGAGCTGATCATTACCCACAAGCACCCGGATCATTTCCTCGGCAACCAGGCGTTTGCCGATGTGCCCGTCCTGGCCGAAGCCGGCACCAGCGCCATGCTGCGCACCGAGGCCGATGGCCTGGCGGAAAACCTGTACCGGCTGGTAGGCGATCGCATGCAGGGCACCGAGCCGCGCCTGCCCGACACCCTGCTGCAGCCGGGGCCGCACCCGGTGGGCAGCCACCAGCTGGAATTCATCGCCGTGCCCGGCCATACCCAGCACGACATCGCGGTGTTCGACCACAGCACCGGCGTGCTGTACGCCATCGACCAGGTATTCAACGGCCGCACCCCCACCCTGCCCAATGCCGACATCGCCAGCTGGCTGCAGTCGCTGGACCGGCTGGAGGCGCTGCCCTTCAAGCTGCTGGTGCCCGGCCACGGCCCGGTGGCGCGCGATGCCGGCCCGATCCGCGCCACCCGCCGCTACCTGCAATGGCTGGACACCACGCTGCGTGATGCGGCCAACCATGGGCTCACCAGCAACGAAGTCATGGCGCTGCCGCTGCCGGCCGAGTTCGCCAGCTGGGCCGAGGCGCGCGACGAATGGCGCCGCAGCGTGGGCTTTCTGTATGGCCGCTACGAACAGGCGGCGCTTGCCGCACTGGATGGTTCTTGA